A window of the Candidatus Nitrosotalea okcheonensis genome harbors these coding sequences:
- a CDS encoding winged helix-turn-helix domain-containing protein has product MDDHRTHDENFKRSIVDNDQKSVYSRSNYEYSYGGKKKRTELGQLLQILEYIGSSNNTQISSIARSNNMSHDAATRNCEKLVSVGLVTGETINDNKRYRLTSEGRSFLNECRNFEDILCRYNLCHALYH; this is encoded by the coding sequence TTGGATGATCACAGAACACACGATGAAAATTTCAAAAGATCAATTGTAGACAATGATCAAAAGTCTGTGTATTCGCGGTCTAATTATGAATACTCGTATGGCGGTAAAAAAAAGAGGACTGAGCTTGGTCAGCTTTTACAGATCTTAGAATACATCGGGTCATCAAATAACACACAAATCTCTTCAATAGCCAGATCCAATAACATGTCGCATGATGCTGCAACTAGAAATTGTGAAAAACTCGTAAGCGTAGGACTTGTTACAGGAGAGACTATCAACGATAATAAAAGATACAGGCTTACAAGTGAAGGCAGATCTTTTCTTAATGAGTGTAGAAATTTTGAAGATATTCTATGTAGGTATAATCTATGCCATGCGCTATACCATTGA
- the glmS gene encoding glutamine--fructose-6-phosphate transaminase (isomerizing) yields MCSIIGYTGNGAAAQLLVKGLKRMEYRGYDSVGIATITSNHIDIRKGVGKVSEVDNSEKLRLLVGNMGIGHTRWATHGVVNNVNAHPHKSSTGQIAIVHNGIIDNYNILKKELQDKGYFFKSETDSEVIANLLQYNFDETKNIKKSMIKTVSSLKGEYSFVAVFEHGLLAAAKFHEPMVIGVGKNGYFVSSDVLGFVEYTDDVIYPDNKEIVIMNSSGLLQFFDFSGNPVRHQITKVSKEFSDVYKGEYAHFTLKEISEQPNTIMRAGQACEDELEKIITLLKNAKKIYVTGSGTSYNAALVAKHLFLKYGKIIIEPIISSEVRFYPDYFDDKSVLIALSQSGESADVLEAVKIASNKGTKITSIVNISTSSLVHMSLHSVSLNCGPEIGVAATKSFTSQLAILYKIANSLVDNSLKPDFLKISKSMSEILSDHEHICKISKELKNATDVYVLGRGIHFPIASEAALKLKELTYIHAEGLPGGELKHGPLALMDTSVYVIIINPNDSTYVDTLSSTYEIKARKAKVIGISDKNDPIYDHWIKIPSISEPFYPLLEIIPLQLLSYYTALEKQTDPDYPRNLAKSVTVK; encoded by the coding sequence ATGTGTTCAATAATTGGCTACACAGGCAATGGAGCTGCAGCACAGTTACTCGTCAAAGGACTCAAACGCATGGAATATCGAGGATACGACAGTGTGGGCATAGCTACAATCACTAGCAACCACATAGACATAAGAAAAGGAGTGGGAAAAGTGTCAGAGGTAGACAATTCAGAGAAATTACGATTGTTGGTAGGCAACATGGGCATAGGACACACCAGATGGGCAACACATGGAGTTGTAAACAACGTCAACGCCCATCCGCACAAGTCAAGCACAGGCCAAATTGCCATAGTTCACAACGGAATAATAGACAATTACAACATATTAAAAAAAGAACTTCAGGACAAAGGATATTTTTTCAAGAGTGAAACAGATAGTGAGGTAATAGCAAACCTACTGCAATATAATTTTGACGAGACAAAAAATATAAAAAAATCAATGATAAAAACTGTCTCGTCATTAAAAGGCGAATACTCGTTTGTAGCAGTGTTTGAGCATGGATTGCTTGCAGCAGCTAAATTTCATGAGCCAATGGTAATCGGAGTTGGAAAAAACGGGTATTTTGTATCAAGCGATGTACTGGGGTTTGTTGAATATACAGATGATGTGATTTATCCAGACAACAAGGAAATTGTCATCATGAATTCAAGTGGGCTACTTCAGTTTTTTGATTTTTCTGGCAATCCCGTTAGACATCAGATTACAAAGGTTTCAAAAGAGTTCTCTGATGTCTACAAGGGAGAATATGCACATTTTACATTAAAGGAGATTTCAGAACAGCCAAACACCATAATGAGGGCAGGCCAGGCTTGCGAGGATGAGCTTGAAAAAATTATTACTTTGTTAAAAAATGCTAAAAAAATCTACGTGACAGGAAGTGGTACAAGTTACAATGCAGCCCTTGTGGCAAAGCATTTGTTCCTAAAGTATGGCAAAATTATCATAGAACCAATAATTTCAAGCGAAGTAAGATTCTATCCAGATTACTTTGATGACAAATCAGTTTTGATAGCTTTATCTCAGAGTGGAGAAAGTGCAGATGTACTAGAAGCAGTAAAGATTGCATCAAACAAGGGCACCAAGATAACCTCTATTGTAAATATCTCAACCTCGTCCCTTGTGCACATGTCCTTACATTCTGTGAGCCTCAACTGCGGACCAGAAATCGGAGTGGCTGCAACAAAAAGCTTTACATCCCAACTTGCAATATTATACAAAATTGCCAACAGTCTTGTAGATAATTCATTGAAACCTGATTTTTTAAAGATTTCAAAATCCATGAGCGAGATTTTGTCTGACCATGAACATATTTGCAAAATATCAAAAGAACTCAAAAATGCAACTGATGTCTACGTGCTTGGCAGGGGGATTCATTTTCCCATTGCGTCAGAGGCCGCACTAAAACTAAAGGAGTTGACATACATCCATGCAGAAGGCCTACCAGGCGGAGAATTAAAACATGGGCCTCTAGCACTCATGGATACTAGCGTATACGTAATCATCATAAATCCAAATGATTCCACTTATGTGGATACATTATCTAGCACGTATGAGATAAAGGCTCGCAAGGCCAAGGTGATTGGAATATCAGACAAGAATGATCCAATATATGATCATTGGATAAAAATTCCCTCCATCAGTGAACCATTTTATCCCCTTCTTGAGATAATTCCGCTACAACTTCTTTCGTATTATACAGCACTTGAAAAACAAACAGATCCAGACTATCCAAGAAATTTAGCAAAGTCTGTCACAGTAAAATAA
- a CDS encoding RAD55 family ATPase, with translation MTEVGSYQLTGDKVKIPLELAHFLRQETYSLLIKGHTGTGKTTLALSILRKLNIDRNCLYISTRVSPDQLFQYHTWMDGFFNQPKKIDAPLDAPEEEENIHPTFVDARLDEPVTLFERITNELMDVRAPIIIIDSWDSIGCFMDKEASMSNSKVLQTWRERAGAKLIFVTENPEDRALDFLVDGIVELRQKYHNERIIREIRLSKLRGVRINKPSYIFSVNNGMFHSYDHYHPSEFLNPARFLQPKDNVRRDLIKTKSHFTTGYPELDEMLGDGFPTGCAVSVELGPHVSANVALAFLCKIITNFIASENLFLFQPLEKTGQGVILQYAKSLGLQSDLIKIISSTTQPKQSTATLRDNPNKHLDHIRQEIQKIKKKHPKKMLLTILGTEVTDLFSKDPSKQDRKSLSFIKSNSDLSIFVSRRLPDNRHTIMSDIVDVRLLIVEIDGTLCLQSETPWSHLYAITTSPENDNEINLGPIV, from the coding sequence ATGACAGAAGTAGGAAGTTATCAACTCACAGGTGACAAAGTTAAGATTCCATTAGAGTTGGCTCATTTCCTAAGGCAGGAAACATATTCGCTGCTTATCAAAGGACATACGGGAACTGGAAAGACAACACTTGCGCTCAGCATATTGAGGAAATTAAACATTGACAGAAATTGCTTATACATTTCAACGCGAGTTTCTCCAGACCAGCTTTTCCAGTATCATACATGGATGGATGGATTTTTCAACCAGCCAAAAAAAATAGATGCCCCCCTAGATGCACCTGAAGAGGAAGAAAACATTCATCCTACATTTGTGGATGCCAGACTTGATGAACCAGTTACACTTTTTGAGCGTATTACAAATGAGTTGATGGATGTAAGGGCTCCAATCATTATCATTGATTCATGGGATTCCATAGGATGTTTCATGGACAAGGAAGCATCAATGAGTAATTCCAAAGTACTACAAACTTGGAGAGAGCGAGCAGGTGCAAAATTAATTTTTGTTACAGAGAATCCAGAAGACAGGGCACTGGATTTTTTGGTAGATGGTATAGTAGAGCTCAGACAAAAGTATCACAATGAGCGAATAATACGTGAAATTAGACTATCCAAACTGCGCGGAGTCAGAATAAACAAGCCCTCATACATATTTTCAGTCAACAACGGTATGTTCCATAGTTATGACCACTACCACCCATCAGAGTTTCTAAATCCTGCACGTTTTCTCCAGCCCAAAGATAATGTCAGAAGAGATTTGATCAAAACCAAGTCTCATTTTACCACAGGATATCCAGAATTAGATGAAATGTTGGGTGACGGATTTCCAACAGGATGCGCAGTTAGTGTAGAACTTGGGCCCCATGTAAGCGCCAATGTCGCACTTGCCTTTCTATGCAAAATAATTACAAATTTTATTGCAAGTGAAAATCTCTTTTTATTCCAACCTCTTGAAAAAACTGGTCAGGGTGTCATACTACAGTACGCCAAATCGCTCGGTTTGCAGAGTGATTTGATAAAAATTATTTCATCTACTACTCAACCAAAACAATCAACTGCCACCCTCAGAGATAATCCAAATAAACATCTAGATCATATACGCCAAGAAATACAAAAAATCAAGAAAAAACACCCAAAAAAGATGTTACTTACAATACTTGGTACAGAGGTGACAGATTTATTTTCAAAAGATCCAAGTAAGCAGGACCGCAAGTCTCTGTCATTTATAAAATCAAATTCAGATCTTTCTATTTTTGTCTCAAGACGCCTGCCGGATAACAGGCATACCATCATGTCAGATATTGTAGACGTGCGTTTACTCATAGTTGAGATTGACGGAACGCTGTGTCTCCAGTCAGAAACACCATGGTCTCACCTCTATGCAATTACTACATCGCCTGAAAATGACAATGAAATCAATTTAGGTCCGATAGTCTAG
- a CDS encoding sensor histidine kinase, whose product MSNNFSQLVFDKTITKSKLSLDKAHTFNADETLKHSKIQDEFVNIASHEIKTPIQSILTYSELLHSNPNEIHQEYIEAIYRNALRLQRLSKNLLDVTKMENHTFTLQNEKFDINELILSTIQDFVTRAHNSGIKTRNVQFLFSPKGRILAYADKDRIAQVISNLIDNAFKFTQRGNISTNVTKQNDRIIVSVSDSGIGINSQIASRLFSKFVTSSENGIGLGLYIAKNIVEAHDGKIWFQNNPNRIGATISFEIPSKIRTNYLANHQVLQ is encoded by the coding sequence ATGTCAAATAATTTTTCCCAATTGGTTTTTGATAAGACAATAACGAAATCAAAGTTATCCCTTGACAAAGCACATACTTTTAATGCTGATGAAACGTTAAAACACAGTAAAATTCAGGACGAGTTTGTCAACATTGCAAGTCATGAAATAAAAACTCCTATCCAGTCCATATTGACATATTCCGAGCTGCTTCATTCCAATCCCAATGAAATTCATCAGGAATACATTGAGGCAATATACAGAAACGCGCTTAGACTCCAGAGATTATCCAAAAATCTTTTAGATGTTACAAAGATGGAGAACCACACTTTCACACTACAAAACGAAAAGTTTGATATCAATGAGCTTATTTTATCAACAATACAGGATTTTGTAACACGTGCACATAATTCAGGCATAAAAACTAGGAATGTACAATTTTTGTTTTCTCCAAAGGGACGCATTTTGGCATATGCGGACAAGGATCGTATCGCTCAAGTGATATCAAATTTGATAGACAATGCCTTCAAATTTACTCAAAGGGGAAATATTTCAACAAATGTAACCAAACAAAATGACAGGATAATTGTATCTGTTAGCGACAGTGGTATCGGCATAAATTCACAGATTGCTTCAAGATTATTTTCAAAGTTTGTCACATCCTCTGAAAATGGCATAGGACTTGGCCTATACATTGCAAAAAACATTGTTGAGGCTCATGATGGAAAGATTTGGTTTCAAAATAATCCTAATAGAATTGGCGCTACAATTTCATTTGAAATACCATCCAAGATACGCACAAACTATCTAGCAAATCATCAGGTGTTACAGTAA
- a CDS encoding response regulator: MKKILVVDDEPDITTSVRNGLERKGFEVHTHNDPLKALENFKPDVYDLMLIDIRMPKMSGFELYREIKKKNEGKTKICFFTAFEVYYEEFRKMFPNLEVKCFIRKPITINDLVTHINSELERK; encoded by the coding sequence ATGAAAAAGATTCTAGTTGTTGATGATGAACCTGATATTACCACATCTGTAAGAAACGGATTGGAACGAAAAGGATTCGAAGTCCACACACACAATGATCCTTTAAAGGCACTTGAAAATTTCAAGCCAGATGTGTACGATTTGATGCTAATAGACATCAGAATGCCCAAGATGAGCGGTTTTGAATTATATCGTGAAATTAAAAAGAAAAATGAGGGTAAAACAAAAATCTGTTTTTTTACTGCATTTGAAGTGTATTATGAGGAATTTAGAAAAATGTTTCCCAACCTGGAAGTAAAATGTTTCATACGAAAACCTATCACAATTAACGATCTGGTGACACATATTAATTCAGAACTGGAAAGAAAATAA
- the gvpJ gene encoding gas vesicle protein GvpJ — protein MYRPMLNIYDLVDRILDKGLVIDANLSVSLVGIEILVIRARIVVSGIDTFLRYASALGLAAPPGLPPK, from the coding sequence ATGTACAGACCCATGCTGAATATCTACGATCTGGTAGACAGAATATTAGACAAGGGTTTAGTCATTGATGCAAACTTATCTGTGTCTCTTGTAGGAATTGAGATCCTAGTCATAAGAGCAAGAATAGTTGTCTCGGGAATTGACACCTTCCTACGATATGCATCAGCATTAGGACTTGCCGCACCACCAGGACTACCGCCCAAGTAA
- a CDS encoding gas vesicle protein, translating into MSARQLAPQQLTIVDLVDRILDKGVVITGDITISVVGVDLLSLKINLVIASLETAKRYGIKLPWEKWDKIQPKKISGKNSKR; encoded by the coding sequence GTGTCGGCTAGACAATTAGCTCCTCAGCAGCTAACCATAGTAGATCTGGTTGATAGAATTTTAGATAAAGGTGTAGTGATAACCGGAGATATCACCATTTCAGTCGTAGGAGTAGATCTGCTTTCATTAAAAATAAATTTGGTAATAGCATCGTTGGAGACAGCAAAAAGATACGGAATAAAACTTCCCTGGGAAAAATGGGACAAGATACAGCCAAAAAAAATAAGCGGAAAAAACAGTAAGAGGTAA
- a CDS encoding gas vesicle protein K: MQRSKMQISEPAPEQINLDSDKLQKGLAKLVLVVVELLRQILERQAQRRIQSGSLTSEEVERLGMAFMQIKQKVAQISDQFGLKPDELDGTLKGMLKTTDSQIAKTSLVDVLDSLLVKGVVLGGSVTVSVADIDLITLDLLATLSAIPGTRKTRKKKNG, translated from the coding sequence TTGCAAAGATCTAAAATGCAAATTTCTGAACCTGCACCAGAACAAATTAATCTTGATAGTGATAAACTCCAGAAGGGACTTGCAAAGTTAGTTCTTGTAGTAGTTGAATTGCTAAGACAAATTCTAGAGCGCCAAGCTCAAAGAAGAATCCAGTCAGGAAGTTTAACATCAGAAGAGGTCGAGAGGCTTGGCATGGCATTCATGCAGATAAAACAAAAAGTTGCACAGATATCAGACCAATTTGGCCTAAAACCAGATGAACTTGACGGTACTCTCAAAGGCATGCTCAAAACTACAGATTCCCAGATTGCCAAGACATCACTTGTTGATGTACTTGATAGTCTTCTAGTGAAGGGCGTAGTCCTAGGCGGAAGTGTAACTGTTTCTGTTGCAGACATTGACCTCATAACACTTGATCTTCTTGCCACACTTTCTGCAATCCCTGGCACTCGCAAGACTAGGAAAAAGAAAAATGGTTGA
- a CDS encoding GvpL/GvpF family gas vesicle protein, giving the protein MVDGKYLYCVKEGSKNHRFSDAGLFGKQAYIITYKDISAVVSNIPFKEMQPDVENLTAHQRVIEESRSLGTTLPVRFGIMFKTDDGVKKMLVKSYADLKSKIVKLRDKDEFGVKIIMDKSDLKKISLIQHDNQDIEKIKKEILLAGEGTSYFLKMKLDEAIKNQTYKKIDQISGQIHNEITKASEDKCLLKSDFDEIILNASYLVDRDQSTKFHQKIDNLKKKYESAGFIFHLSGPWAPYSFC; this is encoded by the coding sequence ATGGTTGATGGTAAGTACCTCTATTGTGTAAAAGAGGGATCCAAAAATCATCGCTTCAGTGATGCCGGATTATTTGGAAAACAGGCATATATCATCACCTACAAAGACATTAGCGCCGTAGTGAGTAACATACCATTCAAAGAGATGCAACCAGATGTAGAAAACCTCACGGCGCATCAGAGAGTAATAGAGGAGTCAAGATCACTTGGTACAACTCTGCCAGTCAGATTTGGAATAATGTTCAAGACAGATGACGGCGTGAAAAAAATGCTAGTCAAATCATATGCGGACCTAAAATCCAAAATCGTAAAGCTCAGAGACAAAGATGAGTTTGGCGTGAAAATAATCATGGACAAATCAGATCTTAAAAAGATCTCATTGATACAACATGATAATCAGGATATCGAGAAGATAAAAAAAGAGATCTTGTTGGCAGGCGAGGGAACTTCATATTTTCTTAAAATGAAGCTGGATGAAGCAATCAAGAACCAGACATATAAAAAAATAGACCAGATAAGCGGGCAGATTCACAATGAAATTACAAAGGCCTCAGAGGACAAATGTCTTTTAAAATCAGATTTTGATGAAATAATTCTAAATGCTTCATACTTGGTAGATCGCGATCAGAGCACCAAGTTTCATCAAAAGATAGACAATCTCAAGAAAAAGTATGAGAGTGCCGGTTTTATTTTTCACCTTAGCGGACCATGGGCACCATATTCGTTTTGTTGA
- a CDS encoding sensor histidine kinase gives MTDTSDETNRATLHAIQVKNIQKHIREQVEKVKGDAFAAREETVHKRAEKIEQVREKLNQTTLDIQHKHEMIRERLNQEAVFREANIRVSRGLEALEKFIQVLRDTQMEDEMLKKAIRDPIISGSLKSDAMKIITSEFFRSIQKQLVMQTEFINIAAHELRTPIMPILVNIELLEDQLGKDNPEIKIIARNARRLQRLTENILSVARLESKSFTLKTEVFNLNDIILAVIKDESVQLSNDNIDIAYETDTKNIQVDADKDRIAQVIYNLLHNAIKFTDMGKIVITSKHAKDCVEVSVSDNGKGIDPKIIPILFSKFVTKSDKGTGLGLYICKGIIEAHGGKIWAEPMLEKRQGAKFCFSLPMRSNIDSPDHSMTR, from the coding sequence TTGACAGACACTTCTGACGAAACAAATAGGGCAACACTTCATGCCATTCAGGTAAAAAACATTCAAAAGCACATAAGAGAGCAAGTTGAGAAAGTAAAGGGGGATGCATTTGCCGCACGTGAAGAAACAGTGCATAAAAGAGCAGAGAAAATAGAACAAGTTAGAGAAAAATTGAACCAGACAACTCTTGACATACAACACAAACATGAAATGATAAGAGAGAGATTAAACCAAGAGGCAGTATTTAGAGAAGCAAACATCAGAGTAAGCAGAGGTCTTGAGGCACTTGAAAAATTTATTCAGGTTTTAAGAGATACTCAGATGGAAGATGAGATGCTTAAAAAAGCAATTCGAGATCCGATAATATCGGGTTCCTTAAAATCAGATGCAATGAAGATCATAACATCGGAATTCTTTAGATCCATTCAAAAACAGCTTGTAATGCAAACAGAATTTATCAACATAGCAGCTCATGAACTGCGCACGCCAATCATGCCAATACTTGTAAATATAGAACTATTAGAAGATCAATTAGGAAAAGACAATCCAGAAATTAAGATCATAGCAAGAAATGCAAGAAGACTCCAGCGTCTTACTGAAAACATATTAAGCGTTGCAAGGTTAGAAAGCAAATCGTTTACACTAAAGACTGAAGTTTTTAATTTAAACGATATAATTTTAGCAGTAATAAAAGATGAATCAGTCCAGTTAAGCAATGACAACATAGACATAGCATATGAAACAGATACTAAAAACATACAAGTGGATGCAGACAAAGACAGAATTGCTCAGGTCATATACAATTTGTTGCACAATGCAATCAAGTTCACCGATATGGGAAAGATTGTCATTACTTCAAAACATGCAAAAGACTGCGTAGAAGTAAGTGTGAGCGATAACGGAAAAGGCATAGATCCAAAAATAATTCCAATATTATTTTCCAAGTTTGTAACAAAATCAGACAAGGGAACAGGACTTGGCTTATACATATGCAAGGGAATTATTGAGGCTCATGGTGGTAAAATATGGGCTGAACCCATGTTAGAAAAACGACAGGGAGCCAAATTCTGCTTTTCTCTACCTATGCGATCCAATATCGATTCCCCTGATCACAGCATGACTAGATAA